From a single Apium graveolens cultivar Ventura chromosome 2, ASM990537v1, whole genome shotgun sequence genomic region:
- the LOC141706774 gene encoding uncharacterized protein LOC141706774 produces the protein MNSRTRLDYALFQLTPTRTRCDLVIFGGNASEKLASGLLEPFVSHLNSAKHQISRGGYSITLQPSQISPWFTKATLERFVKFVGTPEVLERFVTLEQELDQIKSSAKSNGSTYAEYMHSRKSGLQKEEAMAYARALVAGFEMDHIDDLIYFADAFGASRLRVACLNFKDLCNKKNGDGFWRDELATMQAFSHSETSYTGTSGMLLATKDNESSPEFMITVQNGRLSTKKPTESIDVSASESSTGHLTLDNKQDAKLQIPWTDQPLQYMHNFQGPVYPNMSPYPGHQYPGIQASRYYAEHTSWPQNIEDVSSGLYRDQNQEYYLRTTVGSLHGKASRAAEQEGNSVTTDSSSGCGSGEYGNSLISSEKDAFMNVNSLDKKVEEAARSLKTHNRSSNCLNRMEGNKNDNNVSVSNDISAQDVGNVVVKVSERGKSNNNWDIFQNLIMKEAASGSNVMDRRSIQKKYITTKRPGDKESVGANLASHGKQAIRIATGARERNFTNREIKSKASASSLRKSMSEIITRRNNPVESRTIVHKSKLEQEEEKRKKIEEIVTQRQKKIAERSSTKGITSMSAKGILQERKKTGTEPMKKEKVVVQVSPSSINKSPKPIFRSSTIDRLAASRITHKLPSSEHPRKSTKGRDTEIFSSEKTSIVGNKKLSIVTKIPEKKKGQNASNSLPYSASKTPGKKDSMTSLPKHFSILHGTQASNSVRKPDNSAKKCISRTLPGNSYDENGDTGISRTRNFNVPINSQSEKSNHMKGDNKVTSKAPHVHETTINPHEQRSIPGASEFSVTEMSTPPPEIHLRVEPLSSRKKWDNSEDSLKAAKGFRKLLLFGLTS, from the exons ATGAACTCGAGAACTCGTCTTGATTATGCTCTCTTTCAGCTTACGCCTACCAGAACCAG GTGTGATCTGGTCATTTTCGGTGGCAATGCAAGCGAAAAACTAGCTTCTGGATTGCTGGAACCATTTGTTTCTCATCTCAACTCTGCCAAACATCAGATTTCCAGAGGTGGTTACTCCATCACTCTTCAACCTTCCCAAATTTCTCCTTGGTTTACCAAAGCAACTTTAGAAAG GTTTGTGAAATTTGTTGGCACGCCTGAAGTTCTTGAGAGATTCGTTACATTAGAGCAAGAGCTTGATCAGATTAAAAGTTCTGCTAAATCAAATGGATCTACATATGCAGAAT ATATGCACTCCAGAAAATCTGGACTCCAGAAAGAAGAGGCAATGGCTTATGCACGAGCATTAGTAGCAGGATTTGAGATGGATCATATCGACGACCTTATCTATTTTGCTGATGCTTTTGGAGCTTCGCGTTTAAG GGTAGCATGTTTAAATTTCAAGGATTTATGCAATAAAAAGAATGGTGATGGCTTTTGGAGGGATGAGCTAGCAACAATGCAGGCATTTTCTCATTCAGAAACGTCTTACACGGGAACATCTGGAATGTTGCTCGCCACTAAAGATAATGAATCTAGCCCAGAATTCATGATTACTGTCCAGAATGGTAGGCTCTCTACAAAGAAACCAACTGAATCTATTGATGTATCAGCATCAGAATCAAGTACAGGTCATCTTACTTTAGACAATAAACAAG ATGCAAAGTTGCAAATACCATGGACAGATCAACCTCTTCAGTACATGCACAATTTTCAGGGTCCTGTATATCCTAATATGTCTCCATATCCTGGGCATCAGTACCCTGGTATTCAGGCTTCTAGATATTATGCAGAACATACGTCGTGGCCCCAGAACATTGAAGACGTTAGCTCGGGTCTTTATAGGGACCAAAATCAAGAATATTATTTGAGGACAACAGTGGGATCTTTACATGGTAAAGCATCAAGGGCTGCAGAACAAGAGGGTAACTCTGTAACCACTGATTCCAGTTCTGGATGTGGTTCAGGCGAGTATGGGAATTCTTTAATTTCATCCGAAAAGGATGCATTCATGAATGTAAATTCCCTTGACAAAAAAGTGGAGGAAGCTGCCAGATCATTGAAGACACACAATAGATCAAGCAATTGTCTTAACAGAATGGAAGGAAACAAGAATGATAACAATGTATCTGTGTCAAATGATATTTCAGCTCAGGATGTTGGCAATGTTGTTGTCAAAGTTTCTGAAAGGGGAAAAAGCAACAATAACTGGGATATCTTTCAGAATCTTATAATGAAGGAAGCAGCTTCGGGGTCAAATGTTATGGATCGTCGGTCTATACAGAAAAAATATATTACAACCAAACGGCCTGGTGATAAGGAGTCTGTTGGTGCTAATCTAGCATCTCATGGTAAGCAAGCCATAAGAATTGCCACTGGAGCTCGTGAAAGAAATTTCacaaatagagagataaaatcTAAAGCATCAGCCTCTTCCCTTAGGAAGAGCATGTCTGAGATTATAACAAGAAGGAATAACCCTGTTGAAAGCAGGACCATTGTCCATAAGAGCAAGCTGGAGCAG gaagaagaaaaaagaaagaaaatcgAAGAAATAGTGACTCAGCGTCAAAAGAAAATTGCTGAAAGAAGTTCAACCAAAGGTATTACTTCTATGTCAGCAAAGGGGATTTTACAAGAGAGAAAGAAAACAGGCACTGAACCAATGAAGAAAGAGAAGGTAGTAGTCCAGGTTTCCCCGTCCAGTATTAATAAATCGCCTAAGCCAATCTTTAGGAGTTCCACCATAGATCGTCTGGCTGCTTCACGAATAACTCACAAACTCCCTTCTAGCGAGCATCCAAGAAAAAGCACAAAAGGAAGAGACACTGAGATTTTTTCATCTGAAAAGACATCTATAGTTGGAAATAAAAAATTAAGTATTGTCACAAAGATTCCAGAAAAAAAGAAAGGCCAGAATGCATCAAATAGTTTACCTTATTCTGCATCTAAAACCCCTGGAAAGAAGGATAGCATGACATCATTGCCAAAACACTTCAGCATTTTGCATGGAACTCAAGCATCTAATAGTGTTAGGAAACCTGATAACTCTGCCAAGAAGTGTATTAGCAGAACTCTACCAGGCAATTCTTATGATGAGAATGGAGACACTGGCATTTCAAGAACTCGAAACTTCAATGTGCCAATTAATAGCCAGTCTGAGAAATCAAATCATATGAAAGGTGACAATAAGGTAACATCAAAGGCACCTCATGTTCATGAAACAACTATAAATCCACATGAACAGAGATCGATTCCAGGTGCGTCAGAATTTTCAGTGACCGAAATGTCAACCCCACCACCAGAGATCCATTTGAGAGTAGAGCCACTTTCTTCAAGAAAGAAATGGGATAATTCTGAAGATTCTCTTAAAGCTGCAAAAGGGTTTAGAAAGCTTTTATTGTTTGGTTTGACAAGTTGA
- the LOC141706775 gene encoding putative disease resistance RPP13-like protein 3 produces the protein MVDAIVSFAIEKLGEFIAQEVNILLEVKDNVRWLKDELRYLQSSVRSAESRLEEEQISNWVKDVRDAVTILSNFNAHQQEHAAPKQGILDRVRACVCVCNKEVMLYDIGKEIESLQKRIVVIKNRRTEYRIDNILATPNVQQKQRTLLRTTAIDNQVDVVGFEDDFKTLKAELDSEDLSLKVISIHGMGGLGKTSLATKLYNSSELRNFVTRAKVCVSNEYNIKDVLKRIVKSFMGPEHEQILSTMDEHDLLQYLPKLLQDRGCYLALIDDIWDAKAWDQIKIAFPNQKNGSRIIITTRNQKVAEMVDDKCYVHQLRFLTEDESWKLFCKRAEPTTPNLKKLGREMVDKCRGLPLAIVILSGLLLHNKSYDYWSKVKDHMWRKLKEGGSFQIEEILSLSYNDLSPQMRDCFLYLARYPEDRVIDSCELKHLWIEEEFISEAEAGEGLVMEDLAEDYLNELINRNLIQVEFLQYNGHVSSCRVHDLVRDLAINKAKEHKFMVVFDSGKHHPDPIHMLEGQPRHVIYNGLGEYLKLLERRYDAAYLRSLALVGHFAGKVELKEMKLVCTRFKNIKFLDMRSVHSEIIPEEIGELVLLKYLGLVGGEKYSTKPIQIPPSIGKLKNLQTLQGAPGRRYSVPTKICELHELRDLGIRISGSLNLGKHQTKIHNLGCIRYKEWIKIDTVNITKLHALKIEEEAEEKGDGYTLESIANLTRLQRLMIFFISAVTPRTKPLSSCKCLKNVNLIGILKDPSELCFLPDSVTYLSLSDSGFAEDPMPTLGSLENLTALKLDKVYRGEKMVCSRNAFPSLQILRLYRFYNLEQLEVRDGAFPSLKQFKAVQCEKLKKIPVQLECFGFRNITF, from the coding sequence ATGGTTGATGCAATCGTATCTTTTGCAATCGAAAAGCTTGGTGAATTTATTGCACAAGAAGTTAACATTCTACTAGAAGTGAAAGATAATGTAAGATGGCTCAAAGATGAACTGCGCTACCTCCAATCTTCCGTCAGATCTGCAGAATCTAGGCTGGAGGAGGAGCAAATCAGCAACTGGGTGAAGGATGTCAGAGATGCGGTAACTATCCTGAGCAATTTCAATGCACACCAACAAGAGCATGCAGCTCCAAAACAAGGTATCTTGGATCGTGTTCGGGCCTGTGTTTGCGTGTGCAATAAAGAAGTTATGCTTTATGatattggcaaggagattgagtCACTCCAAAAAAGGATTGTTGTCATCAAGAATAGGCGAACTGAGTACCGTATTGACAACATCTTAGCCACTCCAAACGTGCAGCAGAAACAGAGAACATTATTAAGAACAACCGCCATTGATAACCAAGTGGATGTGGTTGGTTTCGAGGATGATTTTAAGACTCTGAAGGCTGAACTTGATAGCGAGGATCTCTCCCTCAAAGTCATTTCAATTCACGGAATGGGGGGCTTGGGCAAGACTTCACTTGCCACCAAGTTGTACAACTCTAGCGAGTTGAGGAATTTTGTTACTCGAGCTAAGGTCTGTGTGTCCAACGAGTACAACATTAAAGATGTTCTTAAGAGAATAGTAAAGTCTTTTATGGGACCGGAGCATGAACAAATTTTGTCAACCATGGATGAGCATGATTTGCTGCAGTACCTGCCAAAGTTACTTCAAGATCGAGGCTGCTATCTAGCCTTGATTGATGATATATGGGATGCAAAGGCTTGGGACCAGATTAAAATTGCATTTCCAAACCAAAAGAACGGTAGTAGAATCATCATAACTACAAGAAACCAAAAAGTTGCAGAGATGGTAGATGACAAATGTTATGTCCATCAACTCCGTTTTCTAACAGAAGATGAGAGCTGGAAATTGTTCTGTAAGAGAGCGGAACCAACAACCCCAAATTTAAAGAAATTAGGAAGGGAGATGGTTGATAAATGTCGAGGTTTACCACTTGCAATTGTGATATTGAGTGGCCTATTATTGCACAACAAGAGCTATGATTATTGGTCAAAGGTGAAGGATCATATGTGGAGAAAATTGAAGGAAGGTGGCTCTTTCCAGATTGAAGAAATACTGAGCTTGAGTTACAATGACTTGTCTCCCCAGATGAGAGACTGTTTTCTCTACCTTGCAAGGTACCCGGAAGACCGTGTGATTGACTCATGCGAGTTGAAGCATCTATGGATTGAAGAGGAATTCATATCCGAAGCTGAGGCAGGTGAAGGGCTAGTCATGGAGGATTTGGCTGAAGATTATTTGAATGAGCTAATTAACAGGAATTTGATTCAGGTTGAATTTTTGCAATACAATGGACATGTTTCAAGTTGTCGGGTCCATGATCTTGTACGGGATCTTGCCATAAATAAAGCTAAGGAACACAAGTTCATGGTAGTTTTCGACTCAGGTAAACACCATCCAGATCCCATCCATATGTTGGAAGGACAACCGCGTCATGTCATTTACAATGGTTTAGGTGAGTACTTGAAATTACTTGAGCGTAGATATGATGCTGCATATTTGCGTTCATTGGCCCTAGTAGGGCATTTTGCTGGTAAAGTTgaattaaaagaaatgaagttggtatgcaccagattcaaaaatatcaaattcCTAGATATGAGAAGTGTACACTCAGAGATAATACCAGAAGAAATAGGAGAATTAGTTCTCTTAAAGTACTTGGGCTTAGTGGGCGGTGAGAAGTATTCTACAAAACCTATACAAATTCCACCAAGTATAGGCAAGTTGAAAAATCTACAGACTTTGCAGGGTGCGCCAGGTAGACGCTACTCAGTTCCTACAAAGATATGTGAGCTGCATGAGTTGAGGGATCTGGGTATCCGAATTAGTGGGAGTTTGAATTTAGGTAAACACCAAACAAAGATACATAATCTTGGTTGTATACGGTATAAAGAATGGATCAAAATTGATACTGTTAATATCACCAAGCTCCATGCACTAAAGATagaagaagaagcagaagaaAAAGGAGATGGTTACACGTTGGAGTCCATTGCTAATTTAACGCGTCTCCAAAGattaatgattttttttatttctgcTGTTACTCCAAGAACGAAACCACTCTCGTCTTGCAAATGTCTCAAGAACGTCAACTTAATAGGCATTCTAAAAGATCCATCGGAACTATGTTTTCTGCCCGATTCAGTCACGTATTTAAGTCTAAGTGATAGCGGGTTTGCAGAAGACCCCATGCCCACTCTTGGAAGTCTGGAGAATCTCACCGCTCTTAAGCTGGATAAAGTGTACAGGGGAGAAAAAATGGTATGCAGCCGAAATGCGTTTCCAAGCCTTCAAATTTTAAGATTATACAGGTTCTACAATCTGGAACAATTGGAAGTCAGGGACGGAGCTTTCCCTTCTCTCAAACAATTTAAAGCAGTTCAATGTGAAAAATTGAAGAAGATTCCTGTACAACTAGAATGCTTTGGGTTCCGTAACATCACTTTTTAA
- the LOC141706777 gene encoding uncharacterized protein LOC141706777 codes for MDKDHDKAISMTMEEGEYSEYSSDDDDDMDESDDNNEEVESDEEVIRDRVEVDRGYTYMVEDGLTVTRPKVAVKTYFKRRRCYPLQHQLYSYEFPLSTFAKFALHRYNHIEGTKYEYVGLVKAYSRALAGFRFWIRLKACLPGQEHAINFQAILTRGLPDRITDVVFVNVEFVYPLPTPVMPVNLLAQHVSAALLS; via the exons ATGGACAAAGACCACGACAAGGCAATTTCGATGACGATGGAGGAGGGGGAGTACTCAGAATATTCTtcagatgatgatgatgatatggatgaatctgatgataatAATGAGGAGGTTGAGTCGGATGAGGAAGTCATTCGTGATCGCGTTGAAGTTGATCGTGGTTATACATACATGGTGGAGGATGGCCTCACCGTTACCAGACCCAAGGTTGCCGTCAAAACTTACTTCAAGAGGAGGAGATGTTATCCTCTCCAGCACCAGCTCTATAGCTATGAGTTCCCTCTCTCCACTTTCGCCAAATTTGCTCTCCATCGATATAATCATATCGAG GGTACAAAGTATGAATATGTTGGTTTGGTCAAGGCCTATAGCCGTGCACTTGCTGGTTTTCGTTTCTGGATCCGTTTAAAAGCCTGCTTGCCTGGTCAGGAACATGCCATTAACTTTCAAGCTATCCTAACTCGGGGACTTCCCGATAGAATAACTGATGTTGTTTTTGTAAATGTTGAGTTTGTTTACCCTCTCCCCACCCCG GTGATGCCTGTCAACTTGCTCGCTCAACATGTCTCTGCTGCTCTTCTCTCGTAG